From Pagrus major chromosome 6, Pma_NU_1.0, one genomic window encodes:
- the LOC140998303 gene encoding pepsin A-like has translation MKSAFLVLVFLAVTRGLLRIPLMRGKSARQQLEEKGLFEEYRRKFPYNPAAKFEQSEVPMTYDLDMTYYGAIGFGTPPQFFKVLFDTGSSDLWVPSISCTTSSCDVHAKFNSSASSTFQAGTEPFYISYNSGFAAGSTGYDTVKISDLYVEHQLFGLTETEAVFMGSVPWDGILGLAFPGMSSEGGTTIFVNMWNQGKLPQNMFSMYLSSSVEGSMLVLGGTDPSYYTGDIKWIPLHQASNFWNILIQSITINGNTVACSASCEAIVDSGTSAIIGASSDITNINGWLGAMSEQYDYASVSCSNVKLLPDIVFNINGYSFALPPSAYVMKSASGCRTGFAPGPWILGEVFMRQFYTAFDVGNNMVGFAQAV, from the exons ATGAAGTCCGCCTTTCTGGTTTTGGTCTTCTTGGCCGTCACGCGAGGTCTTCTCAG GATCCCTCTGATGAGAGGGAAGTCGGCCAGACAGCAGTTGGAGGAGAAAGGCCTGTTCGAGGAGTACAGGAGGAAGTTTCCATACAACCCTGCAGCAAAGTTTGAGCAGAGTGAGGTGCCCATGACCTATGACCTAGAT ATGACGTACTACGGCGCGATCGGCTTTGGGACTCCACCTCAGTTCTTTAAAGTTCTCTTTGACACCGGCTCCTCCGACCTGTGGGTTCCCTCCATAAGCTGCACCACCTCGTCTTGTG ATGTTCATGCAAAGTTCAACAGCTCAGCATCCTCCACTTTTCAGGCCGGGACAGAGCCTTTCTACATCTCATACAACAGTGGATTTGCAGCAGGGAGCACCGGATATGATACAGTAAAG ataAGCGACCTCTATGTGGAGCACCAGCTCTTTGGCCTCACTGAAACAGAGGCGGTCTTCATGGGCTCCGTGCCCTGGGATGGGATTCTTGGTCTGGCCTTTCCTGGCATGTCGTCTGAGGGAGGAACAACTATATTTGTCAACATGTGGAACCAGGGCAAACTCCCGCAGAACATGTTCTCCATGTACCTGAGCAG TTCTGTAGAGGGCAGTATGTTGGTCCTGGGGGGAACAGATCCCTCATATTACACTGGAGACATAAAGTGGATCCCTCTGCACCAGGCCTCTAACTTTTGGAACATCCTTATACAGAG CATCACCATCAATGGGAACACTGTTGCGTGCTCTGCAAGTTGCGAAGCGATCGTGGACTCTGGTACTTCTGCAATCATCGGCGCCAGTAGTGATATTACCAACATCAACGGCTGGTTGGGAGCCATGTCAGAGCAGTATGATTAT GCCTCTGTGAGCTGCAGCAATGTAAAACTCCTGCCAGATATTGTGTTCAACATAAACGGCTACAGCTTCGCTCTTCCTCCGTCAGCCTACGTCATGAAG TCTGCCTCCGGGTGCAGGACAGGGTTTGCACCTGGCCCCTGGATCCTGGGCGAGGTCTTCATGCGGCAGTTCTACACCGCCTTCGACGTCGGCAACAACATGGTGGGCTTTGCTCAGGCTGTGTGA